In Eucalyptus grandis isolate ANBG69807.140 chromosome 4, ASM1654582v1, whole genome shotgun sequence, the following proteins share a genomic window:
- the LOC104441217 gene encoding berberine bridge enzyme-like 26 yields the protein MKMANFTLHHHLAFLLLFAAPLVAFDISTPENFLQCLSLHSRNASAISKLVYTPINSSYSSVLDITIQNLRFLTPSAPKPLFIVTPLNISHVQATIICSRQYKLQMRTRSGGHDYEGLSYLSEVPFVIVDMANFRSISVDAEDKTAWVQSGATVGELYYRIAEKSNTLGFPAGVCPTVGVGGHFSGGGYGTLLRKYGLAADNVIDVQLVDAQGRLLDRESMGEDLFWAIRGGGGGSFGVVVSWKVKLVPVPSTVTVFTILRTLEQNATKLAHQWQLVANKFPNDLFMRLTLQSNNSGPNGTRTMQAIFNTLYLAGVDSLLEVTRSRFPELNVTRQDCTEMSWIESVLYFAGFPSGTPLEVLLNRSSNTKAFFKNKSDYVKEPIPESGLEGMWERFFEEDQGVPIMEWNPYGGKMAEISESAIPFPHRAGVLYMIQHITIWTTGGNEVAPKHVSWIRSFYSYMAQYVSKSPREAYINFRDLDIGMNNVIGDTSYKQASVWGKKYFKENFDRLVRVKTAVDPDNFFQHEQSIPPFSS from the coding sequence atgaaGATGGCAAACTTCACTTTGCACCATCACTTGGcatttctccttctctttgcAGCTCCTTTGGTTGCTTTTGATATCAGCACTCCTGAAAATTTCCTCCAATGCCTCTCTCTTCACTCCAGAAACGCATCTGCAATCTCTAAACTCGTTTATACTCCAATCAACTCTTCGTACTCTTCTGTCTTGGACATTACCATACAGAACCTGCGCTTCTTGACTCCTTCTGCTCCGAAACCCTTATTCATCGTGACACCCCTCAACATTTCTCATGTCCAAGCCACCATCATCTGCTCCCGACAGTACAAACTCCAAATGAGGACCCGAAGTGGCGGTCATGACTATGAAGGCCTTTCGTATTTGTCCGAAGTCCCGTTTGTCATTGTCGACATGGCAAATTTTCGATCAATCTCTGTGGATGCGGAGGACAAAACTGCGTGGGTCCAGTCGGGTGCGACAGTTGGTGAGCTTTACTATAGGATCGCTGAGAAGAGCAACACCCTAGGCTTCCCGGCTGGCGTTTGCCCCACGGTTGGTGTTGGCGGGCACTTCAGTGGTGGAGGCTACGGCACGCTGCTGCGGAAATATGGCCTTGCTGCCGATAATGTAATCGATGTGCAGTTGGTCGACGCTCAGGGTCGGCTCCTAGATAGAGAATCAATGGGGGAAGATCTCTTCTGGGCGATTCGAGGTGGAGGAGGCGGCAGCTTCGGTGTAGTAGTGTCCTGGAAAGTCAAGCTAGTCCCGGTGCCGTCAACCGTGACCGTGTTCACGATCCTGAGGACGTTGGAGCAAAATGCGACGAAGCTCGCACACCAGTGGCAACTTGTCGCGAACAAGTTCCCCAACGACCTATTCATGCGGCTGACCTTGCAGAGCAACAACTCCGGCCCCAACGGGACGAGGACGATGCAAGCCATTTTCAACACCCTTTACCTTGCTGGGGTCGACTCGCTCCTCGAGGTGACAAGAAGCCGCTTCCCGGAGCTCAACGTCACGAGACAGGACTGCACCGAGATGAGCTGGATTGAGTCCGTCCTCTACTTCGCAGGGTTTCCTAGCGGAACACCCTTGGAAGTCTTGCTCAACAGGAGCTCCAACACCAAAGCGTTCTTCAAGAACAAATCGGATTATGTGAAGGAGCCAATCCCTGAGAGTGGCTTAGAGGGCATGTGGGAGAGGTTCTTTGAGGAAGATCAAGGAGTGCCTATAATGGAATGGAACCCCTATGGCGGGAAAATGGCAGAAATTTCTGAATCTGCCATTCCCTTCCCTCACAGAGCTGGGGTTTTGTACATGATCCAGCACATAACGATCTGGACCACTGGAGGCAACGAGGTTGCGCCAAAGCATGTGAGTTGGATACGAAGCTTCTACAGTTATATGGCGCAGTATGTGTCGAAATCGCCTCGAGAGGCCTACATCAACTTCAGGGATCTCGACATAGGAATGAACAACGTGATAGGCGACACGAGTTATAAGCAAGCCAGCGTTTGGGGAAAGAAATACTTCAAGGAAAATTTCGACAGGTTGGTGCGTGTGAAGACCGCAGTCGATCCTGACAACTTTTTCCAGCATGAGCAAAGTATTCCTCCGTTTTCATcttag